The following are encoded in a window of Glandiceps talaboti chromosome 5, keGlaTala1.1, whole genome shotgun sequence genomic DNA:
- the LOC144435633 gene encoding major facilitator superfamily domain-containing protein 6-like protein A, which produces MAKQEQVNLKKSLAIANIFYFIYNSGKACLFPFLTLYFRQLGLSATQTGIIFGTKAIVALLATPVWSRCATKFNKYRIAIIISMFVSIASHLGLMLIPPAQDKDVFMFCTNSSATAKGQVQGIAVTTPVEGITERTTATLPNFINDFKTSTSSAKSNNEKPWNMQVTPSTAPSSDNFGISQGGVNSDPSHTLRSLSGDENGLIGGFSGTGEIETTFSPITEQDITTKHQQIKNTMKNSENKVENFVQNNLETNTLILNYRDIETRSAESNKNGFKKSLTEHYQENPYQLDTYDTKPVYGKPYQNEYDPKKPSSFVQKATTTDKFDRWLQEHDQDLFSVLSDKKLYPQLSNIRKRSEDKNELREDVTLITDEILASTFKVFIVVLMISILGDIVSSPFERLLDDTFFGFLDDVDDVEKYGQQKFWSLCGYVIWGVTISIIIESTPCLLNFNISHFMIHFYGFAALMGLAFLVVLFFPVQPTPSKDHSHNKLLKCIKLVFSDSHTIAYAISMFLTGIISASKFVFLFWLVTDLHGTELAIGLSVSVCALSQIPMLYLCTWFSKKLTQTGLMCISLASVSLQCIYYSFLWTPWAVVPIEIMSMFSIASLLVLSMTYAEHTAPPGLDRTMQHVFWTLYWQVGFSIGCFSSGFVYDSFSPQTLFRGVALLALLWAIIFLIITKYAPRSKRRLSYSKLLQKASDMDDDDDGDDDDSDNGPTDVYSDDWLVNALKKDID; this is translated from the coding sequence ATGGCGAAACAAGAGCAAGTAAATTTAAAGAAATCACTGGCAATTGCCaacattttctatttcatcTACAACTCAGGGAAAGCATGTCTTTTTCCATTTTTGACGTTATACTTCAGACAGCTGGGTCTGTCAGCTACTCAGACTGGAATTATCTTTGGAACGAAGGCAATAGTAGCTTTACTGGCTACACCAGTGTGGAGTCGTTGTGCtacaaaatttaacaaataCAGGATTGCCattattatttcaatgtttgtttcCATCGCATCTCATCTGGGATTGATGTTGATTCCACCAGCACAGGACAAAGATGTGTTCATGTTTTGTACCAATAGTTCAGCCACTGCCAAGGGACAAGTTCAAGGGATAGCTGTGACAACACCTGTGGAGGGAATTACAGAGAGAACAACTGCAACATTACCAAATTTTATAAATGATTTTAAAACTTCTACCAGTTCTGCCAAAAGTAATAACGAAAAACCGTGGAACATGCAGGTGACCCCTTCAACTGCACCTAGCAGTGATAATTTTGGAATCAGTCAAGGGGGGGTGAACTCTGACCCCAGCCACACACTGCGAAGTTTGAGTGGTGATGAAAATGGACTCATTGGTGGTTTCAGTGGGACTGGAGAAATTGAAACAACTTTTTCACCCATCACAGAACAGGACATAACAACAAAACACCAACAAATCAAGAACACGATGAAAAATAGTGAGAACAAAGTGGAAAACTTTGTGCAGAACAATTTAGAAACAAACACTCTGATACTGAATTATAGAGATATTGAAACAAGATCTGCAGAAAGTAATAAAAATGGTTTCAAAAAATCACTGACAGAACACTACCAGGAGAACCCTTATCAGTTGGACACGTATGATACGAAACCAGTGTATGGGAAGCCATACCAAAATGAGTATGATCCAAAGAAACCATCCAGCTTTGTACAAAAAGCCACAACAACAGACAAATTTGATAGGTGGCTGCAAGAACATGATCAAGATTTGTTTAGTGTGTTATCAGACAAGAAGCTGTATCCACAACTTAGTAATATCAGAAAGCGATCAGAAGACAAGAATGAACTACGAGAGGATGTTACATTGATCACAGATGAAATACTAGCAAGTACCTTTAAAGTGTTCATCGTTGTGCTGATGATATCCATTCTAGGGGACATAGTATCATCACCTTTTGAGAGACTACTTGACGACACGTTCTTTGGATTTCtggatgatgttgatgatgtagAGAAGTATGGACAGCAGAAGTTTTGGAGTCTGTGTGGTTATGTCATATGGGGAGTTACTATATCCATCATCATTGAAAGCACGCCGTGTTTGCTGAATTTCAACATCAGTCACTTCATGATTCATTTCTATGGTTTTGCCGCCCTGATGGGTCTGGCGTTCCTCGTCGTTCTGTTCTTTCCAGTGCAGCCGACACCAAGCAAAGATCACAGCCACAACAAACTGCTCAAGTGCATCAAGCTAGTGTTCAGTGACTCGCATACCATCGCGTATGCAATCTCAATGTTCCTGACAGGAATTATAAGTGCTTccaaatttgtgtttttattttggcTTGTCACAGACTTGCATGGCACAGAACTAGCAAttggtctgtctgtcagtgtgtgtgctCTTTCCCAAATACCAATGCTGTATTTGTGTACCTGGTTTAGCAAAAAGCTTACTCAGACAGGACTCATGTGCATATCACTTGCCTCAGTGTCTCTACAATGTATCTATTATTCGTTTCTGTGGACGCCATGGGCTGTCGTTCCCATTGAGATTATGAGTATGTTCAGTATTGCAAGTTTACTAGTTTTATCTATGACATATGCAGAGCACACTGCCCCTCCAGGCTTGGATCGCACAATGCAACATGTTTTCTGGACTTTATACTGGCAAGTTGGATTCAGTATAGGCTGTTTTTCTAGTGGCTTTGTTTATGACAGTTTCAGTCCACAGACTCTTTTCCGTGGTGTTGCCCTGCTGGCGCTATTATGGGCTATCATTTTTCTAATCATAACCAAATATGCACCTCGAAGCAAAAGACGACTCAGCTATTCTAAACTACTTCAGAAGGCCAGTGATAtggatgacgacgacgatggtgatgatgatgatagcgACAATGGTCCAACAGATGTGTACAGTGATGATTGGCTGGTTAATGCTTTGAAAAAAGATATAGACTGA